A window of Catharus ustulatus isolate bCatUst1 chromosome 25, bCatUst1.pri.v2, whole genome shotgun sequence contains these coding sequences:
- the FRS3 gene encoding fibroblast growth factor receptor substrate 3 isoform X1 — protein MGSCCSCLCTDSIPDNHPTKFKVTNVDDEGHELGSGVMELTPRELILHTHKRDAVRWPYLSLRRYGFDSNLFSFESGRRCHTGQGIFAFKCSRAEEIFNLLQELMQCNSINVVEEPVVISRNSQEREQGPSSLGYTGLPNGFHSFPGESLSCPAARHPSVSSLRHSSVGEDSTHPLLGPEEQSHTYMNTGEPEPRGRHCLHSLPEAHPPFPPRNHSCSLEDRNPQVFLQPGEVKFVLAPSSGYRRLCRHPRQCRPHLCAPNNNNNEWHEGCPSPQCVYENLNGLLAPSSSSLSRAGRSKPCQEDGSCSQRRSALLHYENLPALPPVWELQPARHGQQDNTPSPSGFSEAGEEEPLQNSMGSESSAPQPRRAFLPRARRSRLPNVFSFDFPRACPEPPRQLNYIQVELEPEPCRGQQEPGVVAAPGSPGPRRTDSYAVIDLKKTAAMSSLQRALPRDDGTSRKTRHNSTDLPL, from the exons atggggagctgctgcagctgtctgtGCACAGACAGCATCCCAGACAACCACCCCACCAAATTCAAG GTGACCAACGTGGATGACGAGGGGCACGAGCTGGGCTCGGGGGTGATGGAGCTGACGCCCAGGGAGCTGATCCTGCACACGCACAAACGCGACGCTGTCCGGTGGCCGTACCTGAGCCTGCGGCGCTACGGCTTCGACTCCAACCTGTTCTCCTTCGAGAGCGGCCGGCGCTGCCACACGGGCCAGG ggaTTTTTGCCTTCAAGTGCTCCCGAGCAGAGGAGATCTTcaacctgctgcaggagctgatgcAGTGCAACAGCATCAACGTGGTGGAGGAGCCTGTGGTGATCTCCAGGAACAGCCAGGAGCGGGAGCAGGGCCCCAGCA GTCTGGGCTACACTGGACTTCCCAATGGATTTCACAGCTTCCCTGGAGaatccctgtcctgccctgcagcccggCACCCCTCAGTGAGCAGCCTCAGACACTCCTCTGTGGGGGAGGACTCCACCCACCCCCTCCTGGGGCCTGAGGAGCAG TCCCACACCTACATGAACACCGGCGAGCCGGAGCCGAGGGGCCGCCACTGTCTGCACTCCTTGCCTGAAGCCCACCCTCCTTTCCCCCCTAGGaaccacagctgctccctggaaGACCGAAACCCCCAGGtcttcctgcagccaggggaggTGAAATTCgtgctggctcccagctccgGCTACCGCCGGCTGTGCCGGCACCCCCGCCAATGCCGGCCTCACCTCTGCgcccccaacaacaacaacaacgaGTGGCACGAGGGCTGTCCGTCCCCACAGTGTGTCTATGAGAACCTCAACGGGCTGCTGGCCCCCAGCAGCTCGTCCCTGAGCCGGGCTGGCCGCTCCAAGCCGTGCCAGGAGGACGGGAGCTGCTCGCAGCGGCGCTCGGCGCTGCTGCACTACGAGAACCTTCCGGCGCTGCCGCCggtgtgggagctgcagccggCCCGGCACGGCCAGCAGGACAACACACCATCCCCCAGTGGTTTCTctgaggctggagaggaggagccCCTGCAGAACTCCATGGGTTCAGAGAGCTCGGCCCCGCAGCCGCGCCGGGCCTTCCTGCCCCGCGCCCGGCGCAGCCGCCTGCCCAACGTCTTCAGCTTCGACTTCCCCCGGGCCTGCCCCGAGCCCCCACGGCAGCTCAACTACATCCAGGTGGAGCTGGAGCCTGAGCCCTgccggggccagcaggagccgggggtggtggcagctccgggcagccccgggccccgccgcaCCGACTCGTACGCCGTCATCGACCTCAAGAAGACGGCGGCCATGTCCAGCCTGCAGCGGGCCCTGCCCAGGGACGATGGCACCTCGAGGAAAACGCGCCACAACAGCACTGACCTGCCCCTGTGA
- the FRS3 gene encoding fibroblast growth factor receptor substrate 3 isoform X2 — MRSDRRGIFAFKCSRAEEIFNLLQELMQCNSINVVEEPVVISRNSQEREQGPSSLGYTGLPNGFHSFPGESLSCPAARHPSVSSLRHSSVGEDSTHPLLGPEEQSHTYMNTGEPEPRGRHCLHSLPEAHPPFPPRNHSCSLEDRNPQVFLQPGEVKFVLAPSSGYRRLCRHPRQCRPHLCAPNNNNNEWHEGCPSPQCVYENLNGLLAPSSSSLSRAGRSKPCQEDGSCSQRRSALLHYENLPALPPVWELQPARHGQQDNTPSPSGFSEAGEEEPLQNSMGSESSAPQPRRAFLPRARRSRLPNVFSFDFPRACPEPPRQLNYIQVELEPEPCRGQQEPGVVAAPGSPGPRRTDSYAVIDLKKTAAMSSLQRALPRDDGTSRKTRHNSTDLPL; from the exons ATGAGGTCAGACAGGAGAG ggaTTTTTGCCTTCAAGTGCTCCCGAGCAGAGGAGATCTTcaacctgctgcaggagctgatgcAGTGCAACAGCATCAACGTGGTGGAGGAGCCTGTGGTGATCTCCAGGAACAGCCAGGAGCGGGAGCAGGGCCCCAGCA GTCTGGGCTACACTGGACTTCCCAATGGATTTCACAGCTTCCCTGGAGaatccctgtcctgccctgcagcccggCACCCCTCAGTGAGCAGCCTCAGACACTCCTCTGTGGGGGAGGACTCCACCCACCCCCTCCTGGGGCCTGAGGAGCAG TCCCACACCTACATGAACACCGGCGAGCCGGAGCCGAGGGGCCGCCACTGTCTGCACTCCTTGCCTGAAGCCCACCCTCCTTTCCCCCCTAGGaaccacagctgctccctggaaGACCGAAACCCCCAGGtcttcctgcagccaggggaggTGAAATTCgtgctggctcccagctccgGCTACCGCCGGCTGTGCCGGCACCCCCGCCAATGCCGGCCTCACCTCTGCgcccccaacaacaacaacaacgaGTGGCACGAGGGCTGTCCGTCCCCACAGTGTGTCTATGAGAACCTCAACGGGCTGCTGGCCCCCAGCAGCTCGTCCCTGAGCCGGGCTGGCCGCTCCAAGCCGTGCCAGGAGGACGGGAGCTGCTCGCAGCGGCGCTCGGCGCTGCTGCACTACGAGAACCTTCCGGCGCTGCCGCCggtgtgggagctgcagccggCCCGGCACGGCCAGCAGGACAACACACCATCCCCCAGTGGTTTCTctgaggctggagaggaggagccCCTGCAGAACTCCATGGGTTCAGAGAGCTCGGCCCCGCAGCCGCGCCGGGCCTTCCTGCCCCGCGCCCGGCGCAGCCGCCTGCCCAACGTCTTCAGCTTCGACTTCCCCCGGGCCTGCCCCGAGCCCCCACGGCAGCTCAACTACATCCAGGTGGAGCTGGAGCCTGAGCCCTgccggggccagcaggagccgggggtggtggcagctccgggcagccccgggccccgccgcaCCGACTCGTACGCCGTCATCGACCTCAAGAAGACGGCGGCCATGTCCAGCCTGCAGCGGGCCCTGCCCAGGGACGATGGCACCTCGAGGAAAACGCGCCACAACAGCACTGACCTGCCCCTGTGA